The DNA sequence TATCTCAGCAGCCCCTTTCCAATGTATATGGATTTCAGATTCAGTCTGCAAAGAAGTGTAAAATTCTTAGTAATAGTGAATTGGATGACAAACAAGATATTGAAAAGTATTGACATTTTATAGTAAAAATTTCATTAAGATGGTACCGTCTGTACTGCAACCCCGCCTCGTTTTTTATCTGAATTGAATGGGAAGACATGAATAATTGATGATTCTGCTCTAGCGGCTTTAAAATTCATCCCAAGCTGATAGGTCATATAACAGTCATAACCAGTTGTTAATACCCAAAAATCCTAGAAGAAGAGAGAAATGAAGAAGTTTCAAAACATACCTGAACAGCCCAATGTAAAATTGCCTTCTCTGTTGGTGATCCAGAAACCTCAACATTGTTACTACCCTGTGAAAAACAGAATCACGCAGAATGTAGTTGAACCACTCAAGTAGGCCATTATCGTaggaatggaaaaaaaaaaaagataaaaaagaattcTAGCATACCTCAGGTACAAAAACACTGCCATTGGTGTTCTGTGCAACTCCTTCAATCAGCAACGAGCAGAGTATAGGTTTGAGCTTTGACTTCTCGTGAGGAGGATCAATGTTCTCCCCACCAATGATAGCCTCAACCACAGTCATCTGTCTCAAAATTTAGGTGAAATGAAACTCAGCTAGACACACAATTATCTCCAACAATGCCAACAGAAATGAACTTCTTCCTCAAAATATTCAACCAAAGTAAGCTGTTAGTGGTCAACACACAGAAAACATTCTGCTCCCTATTTAAGTTGGTATAAGATATCATAGCGATCGGCTAGTTTAAGTGTTGAACTCCAAATATTAAATGCTAAAGGACTTCCTTCTTGTCATAAGCTATGAAGCAAGCATGCCAGAGCAAAATGGCAATATTTGCAACTTTCTTTTATGTAACATCCATAAATCTAAATCAGGTTTATATACTGCATCCCAACTAACCTGATTCATAGTCAATGTTCCAGTCTTATCACTGCAAATAGTTGTGGCTGAGCCCATAGTCTCACAGGCAGAAAGCCTACGTACCTGCAATTCATTGAACTTATATAAAATAGTCCGTCTGAAATAGTTATGTCAAAATCCAATAGCACAAACAAAATTCAGCATACCAAAGCTTTATCTGCCATCATTTTTCTCATAGAGTAGGCAAGTCTGTAAGACAGTTGATGGACAAAGTTTTAATAGAGAGAAATGACATTCTAAAAGAATGACAAAGAGAATAACTGTAACATACTATAGTATGTCGAAAGATTTGCCAAGACAAACACAAGTGAAAACTAGAAGAGTGAGGGGGGAGGCTAGAAATTCAGTTAAAAAATTAGGAACTTACGTTAAGGTAACTGCTAAAGGGAGTCCTTCAGGTACTGCAACCACTACAATAGTGACCTATATATTCAATGTGTTACAGATTTAGAATCACCTCAAATGTATTAATTTCAAAGCCAATAACAGTTTATGAATATGAACACAAGTGGCTAACAGATCATGCATGTTTCGGTAGTCCAGTACTTATCAGTGCACATACCGCAACAGTGACTATCTTTATTGCTCCATCAATTGCAGTACTGAGTTTAGTCTTGCCAGCTGTAAATTGAACACTTCCATCTGGGTTTCTAGAATGCCCAGAGAAATACCTGTGCTTATGAACTGCCATTTCAGAGACATGCATGACAAAATCTTCACTAAATTGAAAAATTGCAACTTAAAATAGAGTTTTTGGCAGATGGAAAAGGATCCTCTAAAGTGACGAGATTGGTAAAGTGAAAAAATGAGAAGTTAATCACTATTGAATTACCTTAATTCAAGAGTGATTAGATCTTCATTTTCTCACTTTACCAACCTCCTCACTTTGGAAGAGTTTGATCATTGGCAGATAGTCCTGTCATTTCACTTTTGAGACAGTAATCCACTCAAGTCTCAATACAAGAAAGTATTCTTGTGGTCTGTAGAGTCCCATTTTGGCAACCAACTAGACTAACATTTAGCAAATGATAACTTAataaatgattttaaaatttgccaAACACCAATGCAGTATTTGTAAAAGGTTAAACTTGAATATACAAAGAAACAGATAGCAACCTGGCCAGTAGCACAACCAGAACGATGACAGCCACAGAGAGCCCAATTATACCTATGAAGGTGGCAAGACCATTCAAGCGTACCTATATTGAGAACTTATATAGGTGAACAGCCAAAAGGTGCAGGAACTCAAAGAAAGCACAAGTAGAAAGGGTACCTGCAAAGGTGTTTCTTCACCATTGTCTTCTGAAATGTTAGCCATTAGAAGCCCCCATTCGGTATTAATACCAACAGCCGTTACCTTAATAAAGGAATTAACCAAAAATGAAAAATCAGCAAAAAGGGCTGTATAATCAATAAAACATAGGAACTAAATCCAAGGAAAAATATggtcaattttaatatattgaattattgatgGTTCATTTTATCTAACATTTTTATCCCTCCAAATTTTTGGACTCAGttgtttcaagaatcaaaatGTGAATGAAATCCCATCATCAATACAATATGTGCATGCATTTTGATGCCCTAAGAATAAttgcacctctctctctctctctctctctctctctatatatatatatatatatatatatatatatatatatatatatatataaatagacacacacacacatggcAAAAGAAAGTAAAACATTACGAGCATAAGACCATTGCCATCTGCAACTTTACAACCAGATATCAGAATAGGGTTCTTAGAATTCTTTTCAACCTGCAAAAAGGAAAATGATTATCAAGCTTAAGAAATGAGACAAGTAATTTTTCTTATTCAGCACATAATGGAAAAAAAACACTTACAATATTGCTCTCCCCAGTCATACTAGATTCATCAACTGCAAGAGAGTGACCGACGATCAAAATTCCATCAGCAGGGACCTAGAAAAATCAGGTATAAACTAAATAACAAGAAGGATAAGCATTAAGTAACCATCAGGCACGATGTGCAAAAATCACAGAAGATGAACTCATGTACCTGGTCACCAATGTTAAGGGGTATGACATCACCAACAACAATATCATAGATTGAGATCTCAACTCTTCTACCTCCTCTAATTACCTTCTCATGCAGAGAGAAAATTTAAgggttgaaaaaaaatatatataaatatgataaGGAGGATGCTatgataataatagtaataataaagaaGTACAgagaagcaaaaaatcaaacctCCAAACGAATGTTTCTCTTCTCCTCATTTAGGTCCCGAAACTGAAGAGACTGCTTATAATCACTTATAGCTACAAAAGGAAGCGGAGAAAGAAAGAGAGTGATGCGCACTTCAAACGATAATATTACTACAGATGTAACTATTGTGATAAGTGATAACCTCCATAATATATAAcaaagttatataaaaaaatcaagttgAGAAACAGAACCATAGaacatgtttgaatgatttattaGAAATTTTACAAAGACAAAATATTGGCATAGTACCTGTAACAACAATAACAAGAATAACTGCAAAAGCAATGCTTCCACCATCATACCATCCTTCCTTAATACcctgaaaataaaattaattcttcTATGGATGAAAACCTATTTCTCAACATTTAAAAACATATTCATGAGATGGTATAGGTACAAAATGAAAGTACAGCTACAAAGTATAAGGGATGACGAAAGACAATAATCAAAACAATGCAAATTTTAGTTAGACTGCAATGATCAGGTCTTGACACTGCCAATAGATTGCAATTTACCTTAACATTATTTGAACCAATGTATGCTAAAGAACCATAAGTTTGTTTGTCAATATGGAATATGGATGAGACAAGTCCAGTCTCCATTAAATGGATTGGTTCAAAGATGAATACCTAATAGGATACATTGTTTCTGCTATAAAGGAACAATATAACTCTGCCACGTTTTCTCACCTCAGATTTTATCCCCAGTACTAATGAAGCTGCAGCAGCTACCATTAAAATAATCAAGGTCAGATCCTTGCAAGCATCCCAAACAAACATCTGTTATAGACAACATAAACAAAGACATCAGCCCAATAACCATAAGCGGACCATCCAATATCAGAGTGCACCAGACTTTACCAAGaaacttcttcctttctttcgaGGATAGTTGTTCGAGCCAAAAGCCTTTGTCCGTCTTGACAAGTCAGTGTCATCACCTTGAATCCCCTTTTCTAAATTGGTCTCCAACAAACTTGCTATCCCTTCAACCTTAAAATGTGATTCAGAAGCATTGCATGAATATTTATAATGCTAATAAATTGGATTACCAATTTAAGAAAGAACTATTATTGGCACACTTACCCCTCCTTTTTCTTGCAGAGTAGCAGTATTATGATCCCTTGCAATTGAAGAAAGTAACTCTAGCCCAATTTGAAATTCTCCAGTGGTGCTTGTAGGATGTGGGGCGATTCCTAATTCTAAAAGACATTATCATCAATAGTGGGAGAAAAAAGAAGACCCATGAATAGGCTCTACACTTATATTAGATCAAGCCATTGTAGGACACATAATTGTAATAAAGGTCGAACAAGATCATCACTGATAATTGGTTATACTGATATCCTAGCAACAACTTAAGAATAAGATAATACTTAAGATACCATTTATTATGTATCACCGTAATAAAGACACTTCTTACAAATCATGACGCAGCCATAAACCACAAAAAATGACAACCATATCAGCTACTAGTATACTGCAATTTATCCACAAATAATCACGAGAAGATTGACTCACCACTATTCAATTTTTTTGCAGACTCCTTGAAAAGATACGCTGCCTAATAGgaagaataattaattaaaatccaTTTAATGTCTGATAGATGAGCAATTATAAAGAGAACCAGCCAAGGAACCAAACTCTGATGACTTGAACATGCCCTCTAATCTTTCTCAGCACTtgctccttttcttcttctttcttcaggTCCAAGGTGTAGCGAAATCGGCGAGAAGCGTTAAGCACAAGCGCTGCTTgctaaaaaaagaagagaattttTGTCTAGCCATTAGAAAAGCACTAACTTCCAGAAAACGAAAACTAATACATAGCCTAAAAGCAGCAAAAAACAGAATAATCAAATAGAACTAGCCATTGATAAAACAGGCTAATATAATCATAACAAGAAACACTGATGTTGCTAAATAATAAGTTTATGGCAACTTAAAGTCCAATGAAGGATCTGCTAGTTTTGCAAAGTGAAGTTTATATTTGTTCTGGTGACTTCCAACTACTTTTCGGAAGGGCATATTTGCAACTTCAAAAGAAGTAATATCTgcaaacgtttttttttttttttccttttcttttgtccACTGCTAGTTTTCACATTGCTGTTCATGTTTATATCCTAGTCTCAACTACAGTTTGCCTCTCTTAGTGTTATGGTGTTATAACTTATAACCGTTAATGGTTGAATAATCCTCCTGGTTTTTTCCATTAGAAATTAGCATtatccatcttcttcttttttttttttttttttttatcaataacatATATCAGACCTGGAAATCCGTCCATCTTATAGAATTCAAATCCACCAGTCATAATTGAATCCCATATCTGGAAACTTAAATCATCCCTTATCCCACAGGGTCCAGTGAAGTAATTTTCTTAGTTATGGAAAAGAATGTAATTTTCTAAAGACATGAACTGCTCTTCAGATCAAAAGtagataaaacaaaaatttatgaAAAACTGGACCTATCTTGCTCCCACTTTATATAGATGAATCTAAGAAGACAAGCACATTATCTTGTATGCACTGTGCAATAAACATACGGTTTGATCTCACTGGAGCTTCCCAATTTGATTGAACAATGGTTGCTGTGTCCAATTCATCTTTAACTACAACTCAGTTGACATGTTCTATGTGGTGCAACATGGATTGAATGCAACAAAATTCTTAACTTGACATGTTCTGCCGGTTCTGTTTTTACAGAAAGAATCCTGGAGTGCTGTTGTTATTCTTGACAGAACAACATGTTTGTTCCTTGTAAATATAGAAAAGTATTCCATGTAACACTTCCTACGATGCTGATCCAATTTTGATAAAGCAAAGGCACCAGAGCAAAGTTAGCCCCCAAGAATTTCACCTGTTCCTATCCTCTGGTGTACAATGTTTTGGAAGAGATTCACAAATCGCAAGCTGATATTAATAGAACCAGAGATCCCAAATATTGTGCTAAGTGGAGCTTATATCATGTAATTACTTCACTTTTTTCAATGCCTCAAAGTTCAAAATAGTCAAATGCTTCTCTCATTTTGTCATATTTTATAGTAAGAAAAAGGGGGGAAAAAGTTAAAGAAGATAAATGAAAGAACCTAGTTTAATCTCATATCTTAAAAACTACAACTGTGGAACTCAGAATCAATGGCAAATTTATGAGAGAGGGGTTTCTATAAACTTGCTCTGCAAATCCCAGAACACTAAggattaaataatcctaaaatatTTCAGCTTCTTGTTTTTTAACTGGTACCTCTATTTTCAAATGAATATAATATATCAAACACTGAATtttaaaaagcaaaaagaaaatgaatgaatataaaaattattaagagGAGAAAGGGATAAAGAGATATACCCTCCAACGCTTGAGTCGTTGAACGGAAGCATCTTTTGTTCTGGCAATATCAAAGGGACTGGAGGAGGAGCCTCCGTCGTCGATGTCACCGGAGCTCCGAGGAGCTTCTATGTCGTCCTTTCCATAACTCATGCTTCTTCCAATAACTGTCGCAGGAGAGATGACACTGTATGTTACTCTATCGTATTCGTTCATAGTGGTATTATCATTATTCTCCATCAACCATCATTTCAATTGCAATTAgcaaattaaatcaatttaacGGTGAGTAATAGTGAGCattgacaattaaattaactAGTCTTTGTTGACTTACCAGTAAAATTAGAGAAGAGTAGCTTTTAACAGTGACAGTGATAGCAGCGTTGTCTTAATCTGTGGTACGATCTTCTTCCTTATCTTCGTCGATTGCTCTTCAACCATTCATACAAACAAGAAACGACGAGCTTAATTAACAAAGCGTTTAAATTTTggcatttaattttaaaagagagATACTTTTCTAATGTTATTGGTTTTCTCAGGAATCACGGGTGGAAGTTGTAGATTCAAGGGAAGTATCCACCACGCTAAGAATATATTCCACTCTTTCTTTATTATTGTTAGCTTATTTCTAACGACTTGTTCAAATTCTGAGAAGATCGGAACCTGTGACACCATTTTTTCTATGCACTCCTCTAAAGTCTAAAGTCTAGAGTCTCATGCTTCAAGTCATTCCATTTTCCACTATTCTCACCACTGCTGTATGACATGATATCAGTTTCAGAACCATAgggatattgtagtcattttacCTCTTTAACTAATTAATCGCTAGCAAACTATGTGGCGAATTCTTTGGTGCCTGTAATTTAGTGTCGAAATTGCCAAActtgttttttattataaattttaaatatttaaaaattatttatttttatatttttaaattaaatattaacttttatttttttaataaattaggtatatatatatagacatcaTAGCATTAGCATGCACCTTATGTTATACATGATTGTTCATTTGAAGTTATCTTTATAACTATATAACTATTCTTGAAGAAATTTTGTTGAATAagtaatttttagttttataagTAAATGTGAAGAGGGTTATAAATTAGTCacatattgaaaaaaataaaaaaattataaaataaaaaatctattaaCTTGACATCttaagattttaaattagctagatatattattttttaattttatatttttttattcgattTCTTTCTAGTAAAACTCCTACTTTATAAATATGCAGTGGGTACTTTACGGAAGTAGTCactcttttatatatttaaagAAAAAGTTTATTAGCCaacaatttttgtattttgtgattAGTACTTAACCATCAAGAAAAAAATGAGTGATCTCGTACCattaaaaaatactattaatggccaattgatagttacaaaatacaaaagttcCTTACCCCTAGCACTCCTCATATTAATATAAGTCgatgaatatttttaatttaatatataaagagAAGATCATATCAGTGAACATGAAATAGAAAATTATTTTGATGTTTAATAATATGTCATGAAGGGTAACATCAAAGCTGAGGATAAGTGAGACAAGCCATTTCGTAACAAATGGCCGTAGGAGTAGGACACGACATATTCCATTAATGTTGATGGAAATTTGGAAAAAGAAGTCAAGGTTCACATGATGGAGCtaaaataaataaactcaaaagTTGAAATTAtggacattttttttttcaaacaactaTATATCAGATGAAAAATAATTACCTGTATAGAATAACGAACGGTGTGGTGATTAGAATCACACAATCAAGATACGAAGAAAATGTAATAGATGATGCATGTGTGTCACGGATTACATATATATAGATAGAACTTAcgcacatatatgtatatatagcatGTGTTATTCGTGCATGACCCCAGCCAAAGTGCTGAATGCAGATTCAGTCGGCagaaaaatttaacaaatttttatagtattcgtTATTAGttgtaataatattatatatacttgTCTCTTTCATTTTAGAAAAAGTAATTtggtataaattaaataattctcTTAGTTATGAACATAGTATTATATATATGGTACATAACATCTCATCACATATGTGAAGAGACAATAACGAACATACAAAAATAATGTATATTTTGTAGCCAATTAAGAAgtatgaagaataagaagaatcaCCTTAATTAACATGCCATCATGACCAAAAACTCAAGAGACAAATATTATATAAATGCATCATAATCTTGATCACATTCAACATGAGtaagaaatatagaattaagaaaAGGTATAGCTAGTTATACCTTAAGATATGCAGCTAGATGCTTAAGGAAAAAATAACTGATGAGAATTTATATATACCAATGAAATTAATGTGAATATGGATCAGCAACTAATTAATAGTCGAAAAGCAAGCATCCAAAGTTGTATTATTTGTGTCAAAATACTGATTTgtcaatttaatttgtttgtcaaaaGATAAgtttgaacaagaagaaaaaggTTATGCTTAATGTAGCTGTTTTAGCCGAAAAAAATAACAGTATGTTATGTTTTCaataatgttatttatttttatataataagtcTTAATTAACAGTTTAGAGAATGACAAGGGAAATTTAAAAAGAGCAAAATTGTATATCTTTACCTTATAGTATGAAGGGTAGGAGCAAAAATGCATGAAAGAGCAAACTAATTGGATAACCACTTTTAATTGCATAGACTCTCTCTATTTAATTATTCTTGCATATGAAGCCTTTTTTTCCTTGAACCTTCCTTTGTTTTTATCAGGTGGGACATAGAACTAATATAATTAAGGCAAGGTATATTTGTTTTGGTGACTCAGTAAGGCAAGGTATAtgtttatgttaattaataagtagctaatgtttaatttaattaaaattattgtttaaattataaattttcatttttctttaatttccactGCACACTACTCTGAGAATTCAGAAAGTAACAGAATGCTCTTTGCTCTGTGTACAAGCAAGCAAGTTCTGATCTCTTTGGTGTGTGATAATCAACAAGACACACGGTTTGATCGGTTtctaacatacatatatatagttccCTTGTTTTTGGGGGGTTTATTGTTGATGTGGGACGATATGATGTTTAAGTTGAGTAATTGTTATAAAGGGAAAAGATGGTTGTGTATGGAAAGGGTGTTAACGAATAATAGGTTCAATTGTGGGTTTTGCTTAGTGTGCAGAGTGCATACTAGAGAGGACAAACTGACTGTGGGGAAGAattgagttttattttaaattattatgtcaAGTTTCAATTTGTTATATGGGTGACTTTAATGAGATTGTGACTGTGGATAAGAGAAAAGGAGCCAGTATATTAACAGCAGCAGCGGTGAAAGATTTTAGAAGTTAAATACAGGATATGAAGTTGGTGGATTTAGAGTTGAATGACCGTAAGTTTTCTTAGTTCAGGAGCCAATCGTGCAGTAGCATTGATCGGGTGTTGGTTAGCGTGAAATGGGTTAAAAAGTTTCCTCAGATGCGACTTAAAGGTGGACAGATaggtatttttaatggtgtaagattTCATCTAAAGGTGTGgaattacttatttttttctttttgctggttaagtactggccaaattttaataaaagtgctggaTTCCTAGACTTTCTCACTTAGTTATTGTAGAGTCTGTTAACATGATTAGGTTAGAAATAATTTATTTCACGATTCCGCTAGGAACTAACTCTAAGAGTGTAGTCAACTCGAGCCAACTAGTTAAAAAACAGATccattacaaaaagaaaaaaaacacaacTCTTCACTatcttaattttttgaattttaaaattaaaaataaaaaggaagagtTGACTTATGCTGTGTTCCCtctaaattttttctttattttataaaaataaagtaaaaaaagaagCTAATACTATCATATATTCTAATTTATCTACTTAGTGTAATGTGACATACATTCAATTTCtatcacaataataataaaatttttactataataattttaaaaaaattacattcactgattttttaagatttttttaattctatcaAGAAACGTACAAATTTTTAACTAAGCTTACAACCATTAAACTaacttagtttaaattttttataataagtatTTTTCTAATTTAGCAAGAAGAACCTTTAAAATTCatgatacaaaataaaaaatacatcaaaaaaatttaacataatctATGACTTCTTTCTTCAAGTACACGTCGCATAAATGcctttaaagaaaaagataaactataaaaaagtaacatattcaatgtaaataatgaaaaagaagatttatataaaaatgcAAGTGGTACTGTGGTAGTAGTTAATTAAAGTACTTTTGACGTAGAAACAAGATTGTTGATGTTATGAAATAAAACACAGATGATGTGAGGATATATACTTGCCTTGGCGCATAATCTTGGATTTTCTggtaaaaaagaaaaactaaacagAATCTGAATccagaatataattatatataaaaacataaaagatCAGAGATAACAACAACGAACCAAACGCGCTTAAAATTAAAGAACCCAATGCAAAGTGCATACGTATCGTCAACTTCttgtttaatttgttcttttCGGCCAGGTTAAGTTTATTCACAATAACAATGCATGCTTTTCATTTGTTGTTGATTTATTCTAAAGTAAAAATTTGTTTGCAGTTGTTTTTACATAAAGTTGTTAatgaataattattaaatattaatttaataaaatatatcaaattatttaacgattcttaattaataattttacgtaaaataaatgcatgctaatcttTTCATTAATCTGATTAAgaaataatattcatatattgtTATAATAAGACACCAGCACAGTCTTTATCTTGGGCCAACGTCATACAACATGAAGTTGAAACGACACAACACGAAACTTCTGGGAAATTTTCAATGGCCCTTCTTTCCTATACTCTATTATTGATACCTTGCTTCTAAGTAACATGCATGtgtataattattaatttgttcATCATATAATCCTATACTTGATAATGTGCCAATGcaaatgaaaattttttgtttgttatatatataagtaCGTAGTCCCCCTCATCAATCACATTATCAAAATGTGTTATACCATTTTTTTTAACCATCAGAAAATATATCTGTTACTTCATATTGACAAAGGCTCATCATTAGTATATAAATATCTTCTCTTATAATCTGTGACACAAACAAACAATATAACTCAAATTCTTATTgtgttttatataatttttaagtgATGatgatgttaaaaaaaaaattgtacattcagaaagagaaaacgaaaaacaaaagaaacaaaagtaAACACtttatttttgaagaagaagttagagaaattttAGTGAAAGTGATTGATAGATTCATATATAAATAGAATAATCCGCATTgcagaataattagttaattagtgTACTCCtccaagtctttttttttttctatttgtactttattattggtctttatttattaatttgtttaGCTTAAAAGTATCTAATAAAGATTAAAAGTATAGTACGTAGAATTTGTTTAGCTTCCCTCCACTTTCCTCCACTAACAACCAATAACAATTATAACGCAAAAGACTTTAAATAAAATGCTGTCTCCCTCATTATCTTTGTCCTTGCATGAATTTATGAAAGGTGAGTTTTTAAGTTTGAACGTGATTAATGATGGAACTATATATATGACTAGATTAAATGAATGCcgtagaaaacaagaaaaaggttTATGAAACTTGAAACATAATAAGACAGGAATCTACCGAGTCAATGAGTTGGGAAAGTAGTTAGATGCATGGGGGGTGGTCGGCAATACTATGTACTATGATCTTGTTCCGTTAATGACGGTTCGACTTCGTCGGCAAACCAGCGTCATCGTCTGCAAGCCCAAATACATGGAATCCGTGTGTCGGTGGATGTAACCGCTTTTAAATGTAAGATGTCATTTTCAGATCATAGTATAGGGGACAGGGATCATGAACACTACTTCTGTGGTACTTTCGAACATTTTATTAAGAGTAAAGTGGCCATTAGATTCTC is a window from the Arachis hypogaea cultivar Tifrunner chromosome 1, arahy.Tifrunner.gnm2.J5K5, whole genome shotgun sequence genome containing:
- the LOC112697389 gene encoding calcium-transporting ATPase 10, plasma membrane-type isoform X2, which codes for MENNDNTTMNEYDRVTYSVISPATVIGRSMSYGKDDIEAPRSSGDIDDGGSSSSPFDIARTKDASVQRLKRWRQAALVLNASRRFRYTLDLKKEEEKEQVLRKIRGHVQVIRAAYLFKESAKKLNSGIAPHPTSTTGEFQIGLELLSSIARDHNTATLQEKGGVEGIASLLETNLEKGIQGDDTDLSRRTKAFGSNNYPRKKGRSFLMFVWDACKDLTLIILMVAAAASLVLGIKSEGIKEGWYDGGSIAFAVILVIVVTAISDYKQSLQFRDLNEEKRNIRLEVIRGGRRVEISIYDIVVGDVIPLNIGDQVPADGILIVGHSLAVDESSMTGESNIVEKNSKNPILISGCKVADGNGLMLVTAVGINTEWGLLMANISEDNGEETPLQVRLNGLATFIGIIGLSVAVIVLVVLLARYFSGHSRNPDGSVQFTAGKTKLSTAIDGAIKIVTVAVTIVVVAVPEGLPLAVTLTLAYSMRKMMADKALVRRLSACETMGSATTICSDKTGTLTMNQMTVVEAIIGGENIDPPHEKSKLKPILCSLLIEGVAQNTNGSVFVPEGSNNVEVSGSPTEKAILHWAVQLGMNFKAARAESSIIHVFPFNSDKKRGGVAVQTTESEIHIHWKGAAEIVLGCCTQYMDVNDHLIEMDEGKMNYFRRAIEDMASRSLRCVAIAYRLYEMEKVPTSEDLAHWSLPEDNLILLAIVGLKDPCRPGVKDAVKLCQKAGVKVKMVTGDNVKTATAIAVECGILNSYSEATEPYVIIEGKDFRAMQDAERLEIVEKISVMGRSSPNDKLLLVQALRRKEHVVAVTGDGTNDAPALHEADIGLAMGIQGTEVAKESSDIIILDDNFASVVKVVRWGRSVYANIQKFIQFQLTVNIAALVINVIAAFSSGDVPLNTVQLLWVNLIMDTLGALALATEPPTDHLMDRDPMGRREPLISNIMWRNLLIQAIYQVSVLLILNFRGISILNLAHKSSDHALKVKDTLIFNAFVLCQVFNEFNARKPDEFNIFKGVTRNYLFMGIVALTVVLQIIIIEFLEKFVKTVKLTWQQWLICVIIGFISWPLAVVGKLIPVPEKQLSNSFRKCTNRVRRCFCRPEKL
- the LOC112697389 gene encoding calcium-transporting ATPase 10, plasma membrane-type isoform X1, with protein sequence MENNDNTTMNEYDRVTYSVISPATVIGRSMSYGKDDIEAPRSSGDIDDGGSSSSPFDIARTKDASVQRLKRWRQAALVLNASRRFRYTLDLKKEEEKEQVLRKIRGHVQVIRAAYLFKESAKKLNSELGIAPHPTSTTGEFQIGLELLSSIARDHNTATLQEKGGVEGIASLLETNLEKGIQGDDTDLSRRTKAFGSNNYPRKKGRSFLMFVWDACKDLTLIILMVAAAASLVLGIKSEGIKEGWYDGGSIAFAVILVIVVTAISDYKQSLQFRDLNEEKRNIRLEVIRGGRRVEISIYDIVVGDVIPLNIGDQVPADGILIVGHSLAVDESSMTGESNIVEKNSKNPILISGCKVADGNGLMLVTAVGINTEWGLLMANISEDNGEETPLQVRLNGLATFIGIIGLSVAVIVLVVLLARYFSGHSRNPDGSVQFTAGKTKLSTAIDGAIKIVTVAVTIVVVAVPEGLPLAVTLTLAYSMRKMMADKALVRRLSACETMGSATTICSDKTGTLTMNQMTVVEAIIGGENIDPPHEKSKLKPILCSLLIEGVAQNTNGSVFVPEGSNNVEVSGSPTEKAILHWAVQLGMNFKAARAESSIIHVFPFNSDKKRGGVAVQTTESEIHIHWKGAAEIVLGCCTQYMDVNDHLIEMDEGKMNYFRRAIEDMASRSLRCVAIAYRLYEMEKVPTSEDLAHWSLPEDNLILLAIVGLKDPCRPGVKDAVKLCQKAGVKVKMVTGDNVKTATAIAVECGILNSYSEATEPYVIIEGKDFRAMQDAERLEIVEKISVMGRSSPNDKLLLVQALRRKEHVVAVTGDGTNDAPALHEADIGLAMGIQGTEVAKESSDIIILDDNFASVVKVVRWGRSVYANIQKFIQFQLTVNIAALVINVIAAFSSGDVPLNTVQLLWVNLIMDTLGALALATEPPTDHLMDRDPMGRREPLISNIMWRNLLIQAIYQVSVLLILNFRGISILNLAHKSSDHALKVKDTLIFNAFVLCQVFNEFNARKPDEFNIFKGVTRNYLFMGIVALTVVLQIIIIEFLEKFVKTVKLTWQQWLICVIIGFISWPLAVVGKLIPVPEKQLSNSFRKCTNRVRRCFCRPEKL